The Fibrobacter sp. UWR4 genome includes a window with the following:
- a CDS encoding TolC family protein — protein sequence MIKSKATLLSILAATSVALAGSTWTLEQCLDKAKKSSLSLEAAKLKEQAAEISVKQAKSSGGPSVSATIGNTLYDHPLAPHPQDHYRFNVGISGSYTLWDGGSTKLNTEATQLSREAVALATKQTERSIQESVLNAYINLLAAQEKLRTADASVELSQAEFEHYTKLFEAGAITKKDLTQSQSNVLQKQVAQLTAQLNVSTSRTSLRQLLELDANDSMEVSAPEANISSPDSLPPLPAYDQLMTDARAANPGLKSDSISIKAAHKNTEAAGANNSITVTLGANSSTGFTAWESDRYARQLKNGWQNSISLNINIPIIDNGSTENKVLQAQVNEASSQVALQESSKNLENNMEKLYINAMSADMQWKAAALQVEAEMEALAVAEEQRNAGAITYTDYLTQKNNLESAQVTLTNAKYTSILARKLLELYQGKLD from the coding sequence ATGATCAAGTCTAAGGCAACACTTTTGAGCATCCTCGCGGCAACTTCTGTCGCCCTAGCTGGTAGCACCTGGACTCTGGAGCAATGCCTAGATAAGGCAAAGAAGTCCAGCCTATCCCTGGAAGCAGCCAAGCTGAAGGAGCAGGCCGCCGAGATTTCCGTCAAGCAGGCAAAGTCCAGCGGTGGCCCCTCAGTCAGCGCCACCATTGGCAATACGCTCTACGACCATCCCCTGGCACCCCACCCCCAGGATCACTACCGCTTTAACGTGGGAATTTCCGGATCCTACACCCTGTGGGATGGCGGAAGCACCAAGCTGAACACCGAAGCTACCCAGCTATCCAGGGAAGCGGTCGCGCTAGCAACCAAGCAGACGGAACGATCCATCCAGGAAAGTGTCCTGAACGCCTACATCAACCTGCTGGCCGCCCAGGAAAAGCTCCGTACCGCAGACGCCTCCGTAGAACTGTCCCAGGCTGAATTCGAGCACTACACCAAGCTTTTCGAGGCAGGCGCCATCACCAAGAAGGACCTGACCCAGTCCCAGTCCAACGTCCTGCAAAAGCAGGTGGCACAGCTTACCGCCCAGTTGAACGTAAGTACTAGCAGGACCTCCCTTCGCCAGCTCCTGGAACTGGACGCGAACGACAGCATGGAAGTTTCCGCACCGGAAGCAAACATTTCCTCACCGGACTCCCTCCCCCCGCTGCCCGCCTACGACCAGCTCATGACAGACGCCCGTGCCGCAAATCCAGGTCTGAAATCGGATAGCATTTCCATCAAGGCCGCCCACAAGAATACGGAAGCCGCCGGCGCCAACAACTCCATCACCGTCACCTTGGGAGCCAACTCCTCCACCGGCTTTACCGCCTGGGAATCGGACCGTTACGCCCGACAGCTAAAGAACGGCTGGCAGAACTCCATCTCCCTGAACATCAACATTCCCATCATCGACAACGGCTCTACGGAAAACAAGGTTCTCCAGGCACAGGTCAACGAAGCCTCCTCCCAGGTAGCCCTTCAGGAATCCTCCAAGAACCTGGAAAACAACATGGAGAAGCTCTACATTAACGCCATGAGCGCCGATATGCAGTGGAAGGCGGCCGCCCTCCAGGTGGAAGCGGAAATGGAAGCCCTGGCAGTGGCCGAGGAACAACGTAACGCAGGCGCCATCACCTATACCGATTACCTCACCCAGAAAAACAATCTGGAAAGCGCCCAGGTGACCCTCACCAACGCAAAATACACAAGTATCCTGGCCCGTAAGCTACTTGAACTTTACCAGGGCAAACTAGACTAG
- a CDS encoding PTS sugar transporter subunit IIA yields MRLSERFVDNCIIINSASNSKESILNELVDTLCSAYKLEHRDEIFDAVWSREQSRSTGIGCGLAVPHAKIDAVDRMCMVAATIENGLDFASFDGEPVYLIILIVSPGNTVGPHLKALSSVSRLLADGGVRKDLIASKDPAEFLTILKAAEDKYL; encoded by the coding sequence ATGCGCCTTTCCGAAAGGTTTGTTGACAATTGCATCATTATTAATTCCGCTAGTAACTCCAAGGAATCCATCCTGAACGAGCTGGTGGATACACTCTGCAGTGCCTACAAGCTGGAACACCGCGACGAGATCTTCGACGCAGTGTGGAGCCGCGAACAGAGCCGTTCTACCGGCATCGGATGCGGCCTTGCAGTCCCCCACGCAAAGATTGATGCCGTCGACCGTATGTGCATGGTGGCAGCAACCATCGAGAACGGCCTGGACTTCGCTTCCTTCGATGGCGAACCGGTCTACCTGATCATCCTGATCGTAAGCCCGGGCAATACCGTGGGTCCCCACCTGAAGGCTCTTTCCTCCGTCAGCCGCCTGCTGGCCGATGGCGGTGTCCGTAAGGACCTGATCGCCTCCAAGGACCCGGCTGAATTCCTGACCATCCTCAAGGCCGCCGAAGATAAGTATTTATAA